In Oryzias melastigma strain HK-1 linkage group LG14, ASM292280v2, whole genome shotgun sequence, the DNA window ACCTATCTCTTTGCCCAGGCCGGAGTTGCGCAGCGAGCCGGCTGACGACACGACGGCGCAGCTTTTGAACGGTCCCAGCTCAGAGGTCAGCTGCTGTGCCGGCAGCTGGGAGGCCCAGGGCAGCATGGAGAACGGGTGCAGGTCTGCAGTCAAGGACACCACCTCCACTTTATGTTTGAGCTGACAGAGAAGCTCCGGACCGCTCAGCTTGGGTTGGCTGGGGCCACCGACGGGACCCGAAATCTTCACTCCATATTTATTCATGGCCTGGAAGATGAACGACAGAAGGAGAGATGGAACGGCTCATGTGTGTGCTCTGGTTCCTGCAGGAAAGATCAGGTAACCATGTTCAAATGTGACACACGTCTATGGAAACCTGAGGAActagaaacatttgtttctgtgttCCATCTAGACACCTCCACATGGATCTCCTCATAGATCCCCACATAGATCTCCACATGGATCTCTTCATAGATCTCCACATGGATCTCCTCATAGATCTCCACATGGATCTCTTTATAGATCTCCACATGGATTTCTTCATAAATCTCCACATGGATCTCCTCATAAATCTCCACATGGAGCTCCTTGTGCATCTCATAGACCTCCTCATGAATCTCCCCATGGATCTCCTTACAGATCTCCACATGGAGCTCCTCATAGACCTCCTTGTGGATCTCGTCATGGATTTCATAGACCTCCTCATGGATCTCCTCATAGATCCCCACATAGATCTCCACATGGACATCCACATAGATCTTATGGATCTCCTTATGGATCTCCCTATGGATCTCCTCATAGATCTCACGGATCTCTTCCTAGATCTCCACATGGATCTCCTCATGGATCACAAAGATCTCCCCTCATGGATCTCCTCATAGACCTCCTCATGAAGCTCCTCATAGACCTCCTCATGGATCTCCCCATGGATCTTATAGATTTCCTCATGGATCTCCTCATAGATTTTACAGATCTCCTCATGGATCTGCTCATAGATCTCCTTGTGGATCTCCTCATAGATCTACTCGTGGAACTCATAGATCTCCTCATGGATCTCCTCATGGATCACATAGATCTCCTCATGGATCTCCTCATGGATCACATAGATCTCCTCGTGGATCTCCTCATAGATCTCCACATGGATCTCCACATGGATCTCTTCATGGAAATTCACATGGTTCTCACATAGATCTTATGGATCTCCTCATAGATCTCAGAAGACAGATGTGGAAGATAATATCGACTgttccctaaaaaaaacaaatatttagtaatttaccaaaagaaaagtagcaTGAATTACTGGGctaaagcaacttgtatattaGATCTATTAATGtgcttaatgctgtgatcatgaaataaaattaatttcaccattttattacaatgaaatacattaaaattcaggtagattcaattcaagtcatactcttaaattaaagtaaagaaTTGCTTTGGTCCAGTCTTaggatacgtattgtatcgccagactcttgccaatacacatccCTAATCTCCTCCTTTGTTCCTCCTTCAATCCACTCCATGATCAAACATCTCACCCGCCTTGTTCTGCTTCCGTCTGATTTCCTGATCCTACATGAGATCCACCTTTCTTCTGTCCATCATGTTAGTTTAACCCTCTCCTCCTGACCccgcctcctcctctcctccagtCCTTCCCTCCTGACCccgcctcctcctctcctccagtCCTTCCCTCCTGACCCCGCCTCCCCCTCTACTCCAGTCCTTCCCTCCTGACCCCGCCTCCTCTAATGGACCCTACATCGAAACCATTGTAAAAACAGAACCGGTCTTCAAAACCGTGTCTTTACTCATCAGGTTCTGTGTGACGTTCTGGACCTCCAGAACCTGGACGTTCTCACCTGGTAGTTCTGCACCACCTTCTTCATTCTAGTGCTGAGTCTGCTAGTCGACATCTCATCGTCCCACACTTCTCCCAGAAGCCCATGGGGTCCGAAGAACTCCGCCTCCCCTGCTTTTCCACTCAACTCCCCCTTTCGCCGCCCTGCGAACAGGGTTTGTATGGCtcgggaaagggggcggggcaggAAGCTGGCCAGGAATCCAGATGACCCCGACGTTCTGGACGCTGGCTTTGGAGCCGACGTTCTACTTTCGTGGGATCGGTTCAAGGAGGAGAGGATGGGGATTGGACGGCGAGGATCCCCGGGAATGACACCTGGGAGCTTCTGGGGGTCGATGGGCATGtgtttagctccgcccctcaaAACCTGAAACGACAGAAGTCAGAGTGAAATCTCACCACACATCATTGCAACTGCAGGATGTGGTTCAGATGGGATCCTTCTCTGACCTTAGAGACCGAGTGCGCACGAGGCTGAGCGCGGGTTCGAGCTCGCACGCCAAAGATGGCGTCGGTGACGGGAACGCTGTTCTCAGCACAGATGGCATACAGGAGAGCCATGCAGAGGCAGAAGAAGGCCATGCACACGGCTCCACGGCGAGCGCGGCGCCTCAGACGCCACAGCAGGCTGACTCTGTCCATGGCCGCTCCCGGAATCTGAAGAGGAACCAGAGAAGTTTGGAGCGAAGCTCGGCTTAATCCAGCCGCCCGCCGTCTgacgttaccatgacaaccgtTCTGAACATCCTTCTGGCGTTACCATGTAGACCGTTCTAAACATCCCTCTGGCGTTACCATGACGACCGTTCTAAACATCCCTCTGACGTTACCATGACGACCGTTCTAAACCTGCTCCAGGTCTCGAGTC includes these proteins:
- the st6gal1 gene encoding beta-galactoside alpha-2,6-sialyltransferase 1, translating into MAYKIPGAAMDRVSLLWRLRRRARRGAVCMAFFCLCMALLYAICAENSVPVTDAIFGVRARTRAQPRAHSVSKVLRGGAKHMPIDPQKLPGVIPGDPRRPIPILSSLNRSHESRTSAPKPASRTSGSSGFLASFLPRPLSRAIQTLFAGRRKGELSGKAGEAEFFGPHGLLGEVWDDEMSTSRLSTRMKKVVQNYQAMNKYGVKISGPVGGPSQPKLSGPELLCQLKHKVEVVSLTADLHPFSMLPWASQLPAQQLTSELGPFKSCAVVSSAGSLRNSGLGKEIDSHDAILRFNAAPTSGFEKDVGSKTTMRLINSQVMASEEHRFLSSSLYSSGVLLAWDPAPFSSDLTQWLNRTDYPIFTQYQRYRRLHPQQPFFILHPRFEWQVWQRVQENMAESIQKNPPSSGFLGTVLMMSLCEVVHVYEFLPSKRKTELCHYYQHFYDAACTLGAYHPLLYEKNLVKRMNRGSDHDIYSLGRVTLPGFSVVNCTQAAKPPEHM